One genomic window of Polyangium aurulentum includes the following:
- a CDS encoding type II secretion system protein GspK yields MESKAHEEQEIRGTRRLRGFVASLLALARRKPAPRAVARLRRRRANKRGVALLMVLSAITVLAIFLSELQEQTSADLSAALAERDVLRAEYAARSALNLSRMLIASEPVVTQPLAMLRQFVKAIPPQIPIWLYSDVLLGPFNDPGAQAAFGTAAGLDFATAKNVGLNGAAFRIKIVDEEGMPVNANLASGVGTPNAQVALASTFMQALAGPQYDPLFDNNDADGQFSDRMAICSALLDFSDWDENLGSCNVTGAPPSGAEDNFYQTIGLPYMRKNAAFDSLEELRMVRGFSDDFWATFVDPDPADPSQRRVTVWGRDKVNPNSMSPMGLYIFICQNAVPGSSPLCDVPTDPSNPTGSPAQQFLMALQMMKSILPPGVPYVGSANDLIKSLKGTSQSPLGMVLTMAGVPMPAVTIRSESEFKKRIDMKSRIFSIYGEGIVKGFFRETRVRIHAVVDMRDAGAPPGVDMNSLTGSGAGGTGGAGGAGNTGSTSLTPQAALGSPEDQLGKDPGGRIIYWRIE; encoded by the coding sequence ATGGAGAGCAAAGCGCACGAGGAGCAAGAGATCCGCGGTACGAGGCGCCTTCGCGGCTTCGTCGCGTCGCTCCTCGCGCTCGCCCGGCGAAAGCCCGCGCCGAGGGCCGTCGCGCGGCTGCGGCGCCGGCGCGCGAACAAGCGCGGCGTGGCGCTGCTCATGGTGCTGAGCGCGATCACGGTGCTCGCGATCTTCCTCTCCGAATTGCAGGAGCAGACGTCGGCCGATCTGTCGGCCGCGCTCGCCGAGCGCGACGTGCTCCGGGCCGAGTATGCGGCGCGAAGCGCTTTGAACCTCTCGCGCATGCTGATCGCGAGCGAGCCCGTCGTCACCCAGCCGCTCGCGATGTTGCGGCAGTTCGTCAAGGCGATTCCCCCGCAGATCCCGATCTGGCTTTATTCGGACGTGTTGCTCGGCCCGTTCAACGATCCGGGCGCGCAGGCCGCCTTCGGGACGGCGGCGGGGCTCGATTTCGCGACGGCCAAGAATGTCGGCCTGAACGGCGCGGCGTTCCGCATCAAGATCGTCGACGAGGAGGGCATGCCGGTGAACGCGAACCTGGCTTCGGGCGTGGGCACGCCGAATGCGCAGGTGGCCCTCGCCTCGACGTTCATGCAGGCCCTCGCCGGCCCGCAATACGATCCGCTCTTCGACAACAACGACGCCGACGGGCAATTCTCCGACCGGATGGCGATCTGCAGCGCGCTGCTCGATTTCTCCGACTGGGACGAGAACCTCGGCTCGTGCAACGTCACCGGCGCGCCGCCCTCGGGCGCGGAGGATAATTTCTATCAGACGATCGGCCTGCCCTACATGCGCAAGAACGCCGCGTTCGACTCCCTCGAGGAGCTGCGCATGGTCCGCGGGTTCAGCGACGATTTCTGGGCGACGTTCGTCGATCCCGATCCCGCCGACCCCTCCCAGCGGCGCGTGACCGTGTGGGGCCGCGACAAGGTCAATCCGAACAGCATGTCGCCGATGGGGCTCTACATCTTCATCTGCCAGAACGCCGTCCCTGGCTCGAGCCCGCTCTGCGACGTGCCGACCGACCCGTCGAACCCGACCGGCTCGCCCGCCCAGCAATTCCTGATGGCCCTGCAGATGATGAAGAGCATCCTGCCGCCGGGCGTCCCCTACGTGGGCTCGGCGAACGATCTCATCAAATCGCTCAAGGGGACGAGCCAGAGCCCGCTCGGTATGGTGCTCACCATGGCGGGCGTGCCCATGCCGGCCGTCACGATCCGCAGCGAGAGCGAATTCAAGAAGCGGATCGACATGAAGAGCCGTATCTTCAGCATCTACGGCGAGGGCATCGTGAAGGGGTTTTTCCGAGAGACGCGCGTGCGCATCCACGCGGTCGTCGACATGCGCGACGCCGGCGCGCCGCCCGGGGTCGACATGAATAGCCTCACCGGCAGCGGAGCCGGCGGAACCGGCGGAGCAGGCGGGGCCGGCAACACGGGCTCGACGAGCCTGACCCCGCAAGCTGCGCTCGGGTCGCCCGAGGATCAGCTCGGCAAGGATCCGGGCGGCAGAATCATCTACTGGCGCATCGAGTAA
- the gspF gene encoding type II secretion system inner membrane protein GspF — translation MAVFEYRGILVTTGKAVKGVRDAENAKALRTALRRDGILLTTATEEQAAAAKTKRDIKLFAFAARPSTNDVAVMTRQLATLIRAGIPLFESLSALIDQTEKESLKRALTQIREQVREGIAFAKALEAHPSIFPPLYINMVRAGEASGTMTQVLERITSFLEAQAKLKGKVSSALAYPILMIILGTAMVSGLMIGVVPNVTSIFASMDQALPWYTSVLIGFSDFVGSFWWLVLLMLAVGIWGFRRWVRTPAGRLKFDSFLLRAPLIGKLTKMIAIARFSRTLATLLSAGVALLPAMDIVKNVLGNAALEKVVVDAISSIREGQSIAEPLKRSGQFPPIVTHMITIGEKSGQLEEMLENVANAYDLEVETRVTMLTSLLEPLIIVGMGLSVGFIAFSILMPLIQMSSFAG, via the coding sequence GTGGCCGTCTTCGAATACCGAGGCATCCTCGTCACCACCGGCAAGGCGGTGAAGGGCGTGCGCGACGCGGAAAACGCCAAGGCGCTCCGCACCGCGCTGCGCAGGGACGGCATTCTGCTCACCACGGCCACCGAGGAGCAGGCGGCCGCGGCCAAGACCAAGCGCGACATCAAGCTCTTCGCCTTCGCGGCGCGCCCCTCGACGAACGACGTCGCGGTGATGACGCGGCAGCTCGCCACGCTCATCCGCGCGGGCATTCCGCTCTTCGAGTCGCTCTCGGCGCTCATCGATCAGACCGAGAAAGAGTCGCTGAAGCGCGCGCTCACGCAGATCCGCGAGCAGGTCCGCGAGGGCATCGCGTTCGCGAAGGCGCTCGAGGCGCACCCGAGCATCTTCCCGCCGCTCTACATCAACATGGTCCGCGCGGGCGAGGCGTCGGGCACGATGACGCAGGTGCTCGAGCGCATCACGAGCTTCCTCGAGGCGCAGGCGAAGCTCAAGGGCAAGGTCTCCTCGGCGCTCGCGTATCCGATCCTGATGATCATCCTCGGCACCGCGATGGTCTCGGGCCTCATGATCGGCGTCGTGCCGAACGTGACCTCGATCTTCGCCTCGATGGATCAGGCGCTGCCCTGGTACACGTCGGTGCTCATCGGCTTCTCCGATTTCGTGGGCAGCTTCTGGTGGCTCGTCCTGCTGATGCTCGCGGTGGGAATCTGGGGTTTTCGCCGATGGGTGCGCACGCCGGCGGGGCGGCTCAAGTTCGACTCGTTCCTGCTGAGGGCGCCGCTCATCGGCAAGCTCACGAAGATGATCGCCATCGCGCGCTTCTCGCGCACGCTCGCGACCCTGCTGTCGGCGGGCGTCGCGCTCTTGCCGGCGATGGACATCGTGAAGAACGTGCTCGGCAATGCGGCGCTCGAGAAGGTCGTGGTCGACGCGATCAGCTCGATCCGCGAGGGTCAGAGCATCGCCGAGCCCTTGAAGCGCAGCGGCCAGTTTCCGCCCATCGTGACGCACATGATCACGATCGGCGAAAAGAGCGGGCAGCTCGAGGAGATGCTCGAGAACGTGGCGAACGCTTACGATCTCGAGGTCGAGACGCGCGTCACGATGCTGACCAGCCTCCTCGAGCCGCTGATCATCGTCGGCATGGGCCTGTCGGTCGGGTTCATCGCCTTCTCCATCCTCATGCCGCTCATCCAGATGTCGAGCTTCGCGGGTTAG
- a CDS encoding type IV pilus modification PilV family protein gives MTRVYRRGFTLLEVMMAVAILGLCLTAILSAQAGAFANATFARNISIATTLQRCKMTELEEYLKRNGFQETDEADSGPCCDDQDAPGMRCSWKIEKPVFPEAKLGELDLGAGLDMNTPNSALGDLAGGLQGGAAAPGAGGLPGGAAGLLGLLGGGAGAVPGAEAALDPDAGAAAAAGTDRLAETLGAAGSSEAVSGILPMLMGLVYPGMKSMYEASTRRVTVTVTFMHLGKEYPMELVQWVTSPRTVNDALNPLDPNNEDPNNPLNSGTQGSSGGTGGPRSTGGGIRGGGMGF, from the coding sequence ATGACGAGGGTGTACCGTCGAGGATTCACGCTTCTGGAGGTCATGATGGCGGTCGCCATTCTGGGCCTCTGCCTCACGGCCATCCTCTCGGCGCAGGCGGGCGCGTTCGCCAATGCGACGTTCGCGAGGAACATCAGCATCGCGACCACGCTCCAGCGCTGCAAGATGACCGAGCTCGAGGAGTACCTCAAAAGGAACGGCTTTCAGGAGACCGACGAGGCGGACAGCGGTCCTTGCTGCGACGATCAGGACGCGCCGGGGATGCGCTGCTCGTGGAAGATCGAGAAGCCGGTGTTTCCGGAGGCGAAGCTCGGCGAGCTCGACCTGGGCGCCGGGCTCGACATGAACACGCCCAATTCGGCGCTCGGCGACCTCGCGGGCGGATTGCAGGGCGGCGCGGCGGCGCCTGGCGCGGGTGGATTGCCGGGCGGCGCGGCGGGCTTGCTCGGATTGCTGGGCGGCGGCGCGGGCGCCGTGCCTGGGGCCGAGGCGGCGCTGGATCCGGACGCGGGCGCGGCGGCTGCCGCGGGCACCGATCGTCTGGCCGAGACGCTCGGCGCGGCCGGCAGCTCGGAGGCGGTCAGCGGCATTCTGCCGATGCTGATGGGCCTGGTTTATCCGGGCATGAAGTCGATGTACGAGGCGAGCACGCGGCGGGTGACGGTGACGGTCACGTTCATGCACCTCGGCAAGGAGTATCCGATGGAGCTCGTGCAATGGGTGACCTCGCCGCGCACGGTGAACGACGCGCTGAACCCGCTCGACCCCAACAACGAGGACCCGAACAACCCGCTCAATTCCGGTACCCAGGGGAGTAGCGGCGGCACGGGCGGGCCTCGCAGCACGGGCGGCGGAATCCGCGGCGGCGGAATGGGGTTTTGA
- a CDS encoding pilus assembly FimT family protein, which translates to MPRLSPTSRRRIRGVTLVEMLIVVALMALVTGLAVSGFGLVRAARLKRSAIMVVSAVRVAYTHANVLSKPVRLVFDMERGMIILEESAQESFTSFFLDRKDTKTGGAAAVTEAERLAQEQVEAIFKGPRPPKPSFKPTKAFGFEPDKEKEGKELESGIRILSVETGHQDEPEKEGRAYLYFWPGGQTERAAIQLGLGSSPEESDIMTVLVSPLSGKTQIQKGAVAMPRPRDEREESQGDEDM; encoded by the coding sequence ATGCCACGCCTTTCCCCCACCTCCCGACGGCGAATTCGCGGTGTGACGCTCGTCGAGATGCTCATCGTCGTGGCGCTCATGGCGCTCGTGACGGGGCTGGCGGTGTCGGGGTTCGGGCTCGTGCGGGCGGCGCGGCTGAAGCGCTCGGCCATCATGGTCGTGAGCGCGGTGCGCGTCGCCTACACGCACGCGAACGTGCTCTCGAAGCCCGTGCGGCTCGTGTTCGACATGGAGCGCGGGATGATCATCCTGGAGGAGAGCGCGCAGGAGAGCTTCACGAGCTTCTTTCTGGACAGGAAAGATACGAAGACGGGCGGCGCGGCGGCGGTGACCGAGGCCGAGCGCCTGGCGCAGGAGCAGGTCGAGGCCATTTTCAAGGGCCCGCGCCCGCCCAAGCCTTCGTTCAAGCCGACCAAGGCCTTCGGCTTCGAGCCGGACAAGGAAAAGGAAGGCAAGGAGCTCGAGAGCGGGATTCGCATCCTCTCGGTCGAGACCGGGCATCAAGACGAGCCCGAGAAAGAGGGGCGCGCGTATCTTTATTTCTGGCCCGGGGGTCAGACCGAGCGCGCCGCAATCCAGCTCGGGCTGGGCAGCTCCCCCGAGGAAAGTGATATCATGACCGTTCTGGTCTCGCCCCTCTCGGGCAAGACCCAGATCCAGAAGGGCGCCGTGGCGATGCCTCGGCCGCGGGACGAGCGCGAGGAGTCGCAGGGCGACGAGGACATGTGA
- a CDS encoding type II secretion system protein GspG produces MARRRQRDQTIFFPWERGGGFFRGRGMTRAKLVGAAFGMALLLLLLGARERKKTGVRSTAATIGVVRGAVDAYRADHERKCPASLDALKTEGYLGIEPIDAWGRPLRLTCPGRLDSEGYDLTSDGPDGEIGGLDRVE; encoded by the coding sequence ATGGCGCGACGCAGGCAGCGGGATCAGACGATATTCTTCCCCTGGGAGCGTGGCGGAGGATTCTTCCGCGGCCGCGGTATGACGCGGGCGAAGCTCGTGGGGGCGGCTTTCGGGATGGCCCTGCTCTTGCTGCTCCTCGGCGCGAGGGAGCGCAAGAAGACCGGCGTGCGCTCGACGGCGGCGACGATCGGCGTCGTGCGCGGGGCGGTGGACGCGTACCGGGCGGATCACGAGCGTAAGTGCCCCGCCTCGCTGGATGCGCTAAAAACAGAGGGGTATCTCGGGATCGAGCCCATCGATGCCTGGGGCAGGCCGCTGCGGCTCACCTGCCCTGGGCGGCTGGATTCGGAGGGCTACGATTTGACGAGCGACGGACCGGACGGAGAGATCGGCGGTCTCGACCGCGTGGAGTGA
- a CDS encoding type II secretion system protein, whose protein sequence is MAKVNRNRIRRLGRASTRGVTLVEVLIVLAIMAIIAGGATALVFPRFKESQVRAAVLSAQEIKKTTQTYIELDLNGNTEKCPTVSELVEAKRLEKGKTDDPWGQPFKIHCDGSDISVSSVGRDRKDGTPDDVKDDFKPADIQRVANL, encoded by the coding sequence ATGGCGAAAGTAAATCGAAATCGTATTCGTAGGCTCGGGCGTGCATCGACGCGGGGCGTGACCCTGGTCGAGGTCCTCATCGTGCTCGCGATCATGGCGATCATCGCGGGTGGCGCGACGGCGCTCGTGTTCCCGCGCTTCAAGGAGAGCCAGGTCAGGGCTGCGGTGCTGAGCGCGCAGGAGATCAAGAAGACCACGCAGACCTATATCGAGCTCGATCTCAACGGAAACACCGAGAAATGCCCGACGGTCTCCGAGCTCGTGGAGGCGAAGCGCCTCGAGAAGGGCAAGACCGACGATCCGTGGGGTCAGCCGTTCAAGATCCATTGCGACGGCAGCGACATCTCGGTCAGCTCGGTGGGCCGCGATCGCAAGGACGGCACGCCGGACGACGTGAAGGACGACTTCAAGCCTGCGGACATCCAGCGCGTCGCGAATCTCTGA
- the gspE gene encoding type II secretion system ATPase GspE produces MNHVSREEYLGEILVRHGVVSADRIAPLFESVRDRGQAITDLVVSSNLADEARIAKALADEVGVDYVPKIDIDAITFEIASRLPITYAKQRKILPVSEDERAVYAIVADPLDTTAIDDLRALFSKPVEISVATSEHVLNVINRVWEKQGGESNLEGDQAHEEDNLQDIIDSDDDAPIIAWVNSLFAQAVRERASDIHIEPEERDVVVRYRIDGELYVSRRASKQFMAPIIARVKIMASLNIAEKRLPQDGRITLKIAGKSVDIRVSTVPTSRGFERIVMRILHKTSVLLGLDDLGFAPREYKIMDGLINRPDGIILVTGPTGSGKTTTLYACLNRINDPSRNILTAEDPVEYEIGGIHQVHVHPSIGLTFASALRAFLRQDPDVIMVGEIRDKETAEIAIHASLTGHLVLSTIHTNDSAGAVTRLVEMEIEPFLVRSSVIGILAQRLVRMLCQQCKVPYQPTAYEMKQLGLDPERLAWKARRVLSPKYSVHGLDYEFIGQKMSDPPVFWKPGGCDACNQKGFIGRRGIYELMVIDDAVGPLILKSADAQTIKRVAIANGMDTMRDDGARKVLRGMTTVEEVLAATQEDVIVDE; encoded by the coding sequence ATGAACCACGTATCGCGTGAAGAGTACCTGGGCGAGATCCTCGTCCGACACGGCGTCGTCTCCGCCGACAGGATCGCGCCGCTGTTCGAGAGCGTTCGCGATCGTGGACAGGCGATCACCGACCTCGTGGTTTCCTCGAACCTCGCCGACGAGGCGCGCATCGCCAAGGCGCTCGCGGACGAGGTCGGCGTCGATTACGTCCCCAAGATCGACATCGACGCCATCACCTTCGAGATCGCCTCGCGCCTGCCGATCACGTACGCGAAGCAGCGCAAGATCCTGCCCGTCTCCGAGGACGAGCGCGCCGTGTACGCCATCGTCGCCGACCCGCTCGACACGACCGCGATCGACGACCTGCGCGCGCTCTTCTCGAAGCCCGTCGAGATCTCGGTCGCGACGAGCGAGCACGTGCTCAACGTGATCAACCGCGTCTGGGAGAAGCAGGGCGGCGAATCGAACCTCGAGGGCGACCAGGCGCACGAGGAGGACAACCTCCAGGACATCATCGACTCGGACGACGACGCGCCCATCATCGCCTGGGTCAACAGCCTCTTTGCGCAGGCCGTGCGCGAGCGCGCGAGCGACATCCACATCGAGCCCGAGGAGCGCGACGTCGTCGTCCGCTACCGCATCGACGGCGAGCTTTACGTCTCTCGGCGCGCCTCGAAGCAGTTCATGGCGCCGATCATCGCGCGCGTGAAGATCATGGCGTCGCTCAACATCGCCGAGAAGCGGCTGCCGCAGGACGGGCGCATCACGCTGAAGATCGCCGGCAAGAGCGTCGACATCCGCGTCTCGACCGTGCCCACGAGCCGCGGTTTCGAGCGCATCGTCATGCGTATCCTGCACAAGACGAGCGTCCTGCTCGGCCTCGACGATCTCGGCTTCGCGCCGCGCGAGTACAAGATCATGGACGGGCTCATCAATCGCCCGGACGGCATCATCCTCGTCACCGGCCCGACGGGTAGCGGCAAGACGACGACGCTCTACGCGTGCTTGAACCGCATCAACGACCCCTCGCGCAACATCCTCACGGCCGAGGATCCGGTCGAGTACGAGATCGGCGGCATCCACCAGGTGCACGTCCACCCCTCGATCGGCCTCACCTTCGCGAGCGCGCTGCGCGCATTCCTTCGCCAGGATCCGGACGTCATCATGGTCGGCGAGATCCGCGACAAGGAGACGGCCGAGATCGCGATCCACGCGTCTCTGACGGGCCATCTCGTGCTCTCGACGATCCACACGAACGACTCGGCCGGCGCCGTGACGCGCCTCGTCGAGATGGAGATCGAGCCCTTCCTCGTCCGCTCCAGCGTGATCGGCATCCTCGCGCAGCGCCTCGTGCGCATGCTCTGCCAGCAGTGCAAGGTGCCGTATCAGCCCACGGCGTACGAGATGAAGCAGCTCGGCCTCGACCCGGAGCGGCTCGCGTGGAAGGCGCGGCGCGTGCTTTCGCCGAAGTATTCGGTGCACGGGCTCGATTACGAGTTCATCGGGCAGAAAATGAGCGATCCGCCGGTTTTCTGGAAGCCGGGCGGCTGCGACGCGTGCAACCAGAAGGGCTTCATCGGGCGTCGTGGTATCTACGAGCTCATGGTCATCGATGACGCGGTCGGACCGCTCATCCTGAAGAGCGCCGACGCGCAGACGATCAAGCGCGTGGCGATCGCGAACGGCATGGACACGATGCGCGACGATGGCGCGCGCAAGGTTCTCCGGGGTATGACGACGGTCGAGGAAGTCCTCGCCGCGACCCAGGAGGACGTGATCGTGGACGAATAG
- a CDS encoding type II secretion system protein GspJ, with protein MLHRARSRGMTLLEVMVAIGVLALLGSLIYGAFDGMSRSRRGLERIDDRYHQGRNAVSRITREVAAAFISRHVPPNAQMISRKTGFMGKKDQLDFTSFAHRKTFRDAHESDQSEIGYFIGRDPDGSHYNLMRRESKYIDDRVDQGGAVSVLAEDVESLSFEYQHPITYEWTDTWDSTQAAGQPDLLPLAVKVTLVLNGGIGNEPLKITTKAPLAMQVPLKFANP; from the coding sequence ATGCTCCACCGCGCGCGCTCCCGAGGAATGACGCTGCTCGAGGTGATGGTCGCCATCGGCGTCCTCGCGCTCCTCGGCTCGCTCATTTACGGCGCGTTCGACGGGATGTCTCGCTCGCGCAGGGGGCTCGAGCGCATCGACGATCGGTATCACCAGGGCCGCAACGCCGTCTCGCGCATCACGCGCGAGGTGGCTGCGGCGTTCATCTCGCGGCACGTCCCCCCGAATGCGCAGATGATCTCGCGCAAGACGGGGTTCATGGGCAAGAAGGACCAGCTCGATTTCACCTCGTTCGCGCACCGCAAGACGTTCCGCGACGCGCACGAGTCCGACCAGTCGGAGATCGGATACTTCATCGGCCGCGACCCCGACGGCAGCCATTACAACCTGATGCGGCGCGAGTCGAAGTACATCGACGACCGGGTCGATCAGGGCGGCGCCGTCAGCGTGCTGGCCGAGGACGTCGAGAGCCTGAGCTTCGAGTACCAGCACCCGATCACCTACGAATGGACCGACACCTGGGACAGCACCCAGGCCGCGGGGCAGCCCGATCTGCTCCCGCTCGCGGTGAAGGTCACGCTCGTGCTGAATGGCGGAATCGGCAACGAGCCATTGAAGATCACCACCAAGGCGCCGCTCGCGATGCAGGTGCCTTTGAAGTTCGCGAACCCCTGA
- the gspD gene encoding type II secretion system secretin GspD → MTTLSKMTTMTPLRTGRPRRSKAIALSALLAAFLPAAIATAQPGTRGAPVLKTPAPRPAAPGGAGAAAPGGATTPAPAAPGPAAPAPGGDAAADPMAAVKQGQKEIDFKPRPGGFMVSFNLEDADLNELVKAISNITGRRFIYGGKLRQIKATVYSPDKVSVAEAYSAFLSILETNGLTVIPHGRFLKIIETPGVVSQTTPIFGQATPVPNEDRFVTRLYRVSNVDPNEAANVLGKFKSKDGDITVYPPGNLVIMTDTGTNVQRMMRILEDVDVGGAGDQIYFEPVHYASAQDVATKLNELLGASGGGGAGGARGARGGGAGGGGGRISADERTNSLVITANQPDYLRLLELIKRMDVPQSGEGQIHVLPLQHAGCKDLSATINQVLGGAAGGGAPAAGGRRGAAAPAAAATEDIFEGSVKVTCDEASNKLVVTSSLRDYAALRSVIDELDLPRRQVFIEAVIMDVNVDRTTDLGIGYHLGAPLPGTNFAGTNGDGLIYGGNHPQPSILGVPEQLGALALGVRGPTITGSSNLFGTGISIPAFGVVLHALATDSDSNVLATPHILATDNVKAEISIGQNIPLQTNVGGMSSLAGLGGAGAAAGAAGLGGLLGGLGGLGGFSAPRQDVGTKISVIPHINDSDQVRLELTEEISEAGAPQGVLGAIPIIKRQATTTLVVRDQQTVVIGGLVRDAVTNARTKIPILGDIPVLGALFRQTKKTTQKTNLLLVLTPYVIRDQDDLRAIFERKMQERQEFLDRYFVFGDSEWEPPRDFSRANGLVEDIRQSIIKEADRARIEEEAKPKGPRTHEPGQPIAIPSLATKGSAGGGFGVGASFGNNDDGAAPPPPQVAPQAGQPTPRRVRAPGTTPRPPVDRVE, encoded by the coding sequence ATGACCACGCTTTCGAAGATGACGACGATGACTCCTCTTCGCACGGGCCGGCCTCGCCGGAGCAAAGCCATTGCGCTCTCCGCGCTCCTCGCGGCATTTCTGCCCGCCGCAATCGCGACGGCGCAGCCCGGCACGCGTGGCGCCCCCGTCTTGAAGACCCCTGCCCCGCGCCCCGCCGCGCCGGGCGGCGCTGGTGCTGCGGCTCCTGGCGGCGCGACCACGCCTGCGCCTGCCGCGCCCGGACCTGCCGCGCCCGCGCCCGGAGGCGACGCCGCAGCCGATCCGATGGCGGCCGTCAAGCAGGGTCAAAAGGAGATCGACTTCAAGCCGCGCCCTGGCGGCTTCATGGTCTCGTTCAATCTCGAAGACGCCGACCTGAACGAGCTCGTCAAGGCCATCTCGAACATCACGGGCCGTCGCTTCATTTACGGCGGCAAGCTCAGGCAGATCAAGGCCACGGTGTATTCACCCGACAAGGTGAGCGTCGCCGAGGCGTACAGCGCATTCTTGTCGATCCTGGAGACGAACGGCCTGACGGTCATTCCGCACGGCCGGTTTCTCAAGATCATCGAGACGCCGGGCGTCGTCAGCCAGACGACGCCGATCTTCGGCCAGGCGACGCCGGTGCCCAACGAGGATCGCTTCGTGACGCGCCTCTATCGCGTCTCGAACGTCGATCCCAACGAGGCAGCCAACGTCCTCGGCAAGTTCAAATCGAAGGACGGCGACATCACCGTTTATCCGCCCGGCAATCTCGTCATCATGACGGACACGGGCACGAACGTGCAGCGCATGATGCGCATCCTCGAGGATGTCGACGTCGGCGGCGCGGGGGATCAGATCTACTTCGAGCCCGTCCATTACGCCTCGGCGCAGGACGTGGCGACCAAGCTGAACGAGCTGCTCGGCGCGAGCGGAGGCGGCGGCGCCGGCGGCGCCAGGGGCGCCAGGGGTGGCGGCGCGGGCGGCGGCGGAGGGCGCATTTCGGCCGACGAGCGCACCAACTCGCTCGTGATCACCGCGAACCAGCCCGATTACCTGCGCCTGCTCGAGCTGATCAAGCGCATGGACGTGCCGCAATCGGGCGAGGGGCAGATTCACGTGCTCCCGCTCCAGCACGCGGGCTGCAAGGATTTGTCGGCCACCATCAATCAGGTCCTCGGCGGCGCCGCGGGCGGCGGAGCTCCGGCGGCCGGCGGACGACGTGGCGCCGCAGCGCCGGCCGCAGCGGCCACCGAGGACATCTTCGAGGGCTCGGTCAAGGTCACCTGTGACGAGGCCTCGAACAAGCTCGTCGTGACCTCGTCCTTGCGCGATTACGCCGCGCTCCGAAGCGTCATCGACGAGCTCGATCTGCCACGCCGCCAGGTCTTCATCGAGGCGGTCATCATGGACGTCAACGTCGACCGCACGACCGATCTCGGCATTGGTTATCACCTCGGCGCGCCCCTGCCCGGCACCAATTTCGCGGGCACCAACGGCGACGGCCTCATTTACGGCGGCAATCACCCGCAGCCCTCGATCCTCGGCGTCCCCGAACAGCTCGGCGCCCTCGCGCTCGGCGTCCGCGGCCCGACGATCACGGGCTCGTCGAACCTCTTCGGCACGGGCATCTCGATTCCGGCGTTCGGGGTCGTCCTGCACGCGCTCGCGACGGACAGCGATTCGAACGTGCTCGCCACGCCGCACATCCTCGCGACCGACAACGTGAAGGCCGAGATCTCGATTGGCCAGAACATCCCCTTGCAGACCAACGTGGGCGGCATGAGCAGCCTCGCGGGCCTCGGGGGCGCAGGGGCGGCGGCGGGCGCCGCGGGTCTCGGCGGCCTTCTCGGCGGGCTCGGCGGGCTCGGCGGGTTCTCGGCGCCGCGCCAGGACGTCGGCACCAAGATCTCGGTCATCCCGCACATCAACGATTCCGATCAGGTCCGGCTCGAGCTCACCGAGGAGATCTCCGAGGCCGGCGCGCCGCAGGGCGTTCTCGGCGCGATTCCGATCATCAAGCGCCAGGCGACGACGACGCTCGTCGTGCGCGACCAGCAAACCGTGGTCATCGGCGGCCTCGTGCGCGACGCGGTCACCAATGCGCGCACCAAGATCCCGATCCTTGGCGACATCCCGGTGCTCGGCGCCCTGTTCCGACAAACCAAGAAGACGACGCAAAAGACGAACCTCCTGCTCGTGCTCACGCCCTACGTGATCCGCGATCAGGACGATCTGCGCGCGATCTTCGAGCGCAAGATGCAGGAGCGCCAGGAATTCCTCGACCGCTACTTCGTGTTCGGCGACTCCGAATGGGAGCCCCCGCGTGATTTCTCGCGGGCGAACGGGCTCGTCGAGGATATTCGGCAATCGATCATCAAGGAGGCCGATCGGGCGCGGATCGAGGAGGAGGCCAAGCCCAAGGGTCCGCGCACGCACGAGCCGGGGCAGCCCATCGCCATTCCCAGCCTTGCCACGAAGGGCAGCGCTGGCGGCGGCTTCGGCGTCGGCGCATCCTTCGGCAACAACGACGACGGCGCGGCGCCGCCCCCTCCGCAGGTGGCGCCTCAAGCCGGCCAGCCCACCCCGCGTCGCGTGCGCGCCCCCGGCACGACCCCCCGACCCCCCGTGGATCGCGTAGAGTAA